From a region of the Planktothrix sp. FACHB-1365 genome:
- a CDS encoding cadmium resistance transporter has product MNEFMTAILTGTAAFAATNIDDIFILTLFFSQVNDLFRRRQIVIGQYLGFTLLLLASLPGFFGSLLIPPDWIRWLGLVPVIFGIHYLLKSPTDQEEDSSSVETSTTSNPPSFWQNWLSPQTYGVAAVTVANGSDNIGIYVPLFASSSWESLLTILCTFFSLVGVWCYLAYKLTNFPTIAKVLTGYGNTFIPCVLIGLGVFIVKENLLLALLALGISCAWVCFLIPRK; this is encoded by the coding sequence ATGAACGAATTTATGACCGCCATTTTAACAGGAACCGCCGCCTTTGCTGCGACTAATATTGATGATATTTTCATCCTTACCCTATTTTTTTCCCAAGTTAATGATCTGTTCCGCCGTCGCCAAATTGTCATCGGTCAATATTTAGGATTTACCCTCCTATTATTGGCAAGTTTACCCGGTTTTTTTGGAAGTTTATTGATTCCTCCTGATTGGATTCGATGGTTGGGTTTAGTTCCTGTTATCTTTGGGATTCATTATTTATTAAAATCCCCAACCGATCAGGAGGAAGATTCAAGCTCTGTCGAGACTTCTACAACATCAAATCCCCCCTCTTTTTGGCAAAATTGGTTATCTCCTCAAACCTATGGAGTTGCGGCGGTAACGGTTGCCAATGGGAGCGATAATATAGGGATTTATGTCCCCCTATTTGCCAGTAGTAGTTGGGAAAGTTTATTAACCATATTATGTACCTTTTTCTCCCTCGTTGGAGTTTGGTGTTATCTGGCTTACAAGTTAACGAATTTTCCCACCATTGCTAAGGTTTTAACAGGTTATGGTAATACATTTATTCCTTGTGTGTTAATTGGTTTAGGTGTATTTATCGTCAAAGAAAACCTGTTATTAGCACTTCTGGCTTTAGGCATTAGTTGTGCTTGGGTTTGTTTTCTAATTCCTCGGAAGTAA
- the cas4 gene encoding CRISPR-associated protein Cas4, translating to MEQYLQLAYLNAWEYCPRRFYLEYQLGEMEDNEHIIVGRYLHENINEEGTTIEGDTIIHRQQWVWSEHLKVSGIIDAVEERDGQLIPLEYKKGKMAEHLNDHFQLCAAALCLEERTGREIFYGEIFYHGNRRRQQVKFTSQLRQMTVDAIASAHQTAAGKIPFPIENSKKCQACSLMGICLPFEVKTLIHQGV from the coding sequence ATGGAACAGTATCTACAATTAGCCTATTTGAACGCTTGGGAATATTGCCCGCGTCGATTTTATTTAGAATATCAATTAGGCGAAATGGAGGATAACGAACATATTATTGTTGGACGTTATCTTCATGAAAATATTAATGAAGAAGGGACAACCATTGAAGGGGATACGATTATTCATCGTCAACAGTGGGTTTGGAGTGAACATCTGAAAGTGAGTGGCATTATTGATGCGGTGGAAGAACGAGACGGTCAACTGATTCCTTTGGAATATAAAAAAGGAAAAATGGCAGAACATCTTAATGATCATTTTCAACTTTGTGCGGCGGCTTTGTGTTTAGAAGAACGCACTGGAAGAGAAATTTTTTATGGTGAAATTTTCTATCACGGAAATCGCCGTCGCCAACAAGTTAAATTTACTTCTCAGTTACGACAAATGACTGTAGATGCGATCGCTTCCGCCCACCAAACCGCCGCCGGAAAAATCCCTTTTCCCATTGAAAATTCCAAAAAATGCCAAGCTTGCAGCTTAATGGGAATTTGTCTGCCTTTTGAAGTTAAAACACTGATTCATCAAGGAGTTTAA
- a CDS encoding Crp/Fnr family transcriptional regulator — protein sequence MTLASGIAPEFSQQQRYFQRRDRLPLKRDHLWKIQSGVVRTLTYLENGTVVTLGLWGEGDIVSRVLSKADPYYMECVTPVQAIPVPISEFDNLYPLLIEHIHQLQTFLEIVHSRPVDEALHKLLTLLANKFGSGVSQGQLIEFHLTHQEIAETIGTTRVTVTRLLKEFEQHGIIERLNRQFILLPGHQPFWHYEI from the coding sequence ATGACCTTAGCTTCAGGAATTGCACCGGAATTCAGTCAACAACAGCGTTACTTCCAACGCCGTGACCGACTTCCTTTAAAACGGGATCACCTGTGGAAAATTCAGTCGGGTGTTGTGCGTACTCTCACCTACCTGGAAAATGGAACTGTTGTTACATTAGGGTTATGGGGGGAAGGAGATATCGTTTCACGGGTTTTGTCCAAAGCTGACCCCTACTATATGGAGTGCGTGACCCCAGTTCAGGCGATTCCTGTTCCGATCTCTGAATTTGATAATCTCTATCCCCTGTTAATTGAACATATTCATCAACTGCAAACCTTTTTAGAAATCGTTCATTCCCGTCCCGTTGATGAAGCGTTGCATAAATTATTGACCTTATTAGCCAACAAATTTGGCAGTGGTGTCTCTCAGGGACAATTAATTGAATTTCATTTAACCCATCAAGAAATTGCTGAAACAATTGGCACAACCAGAGTCACAGTTACTCGACTTTTAAAAGAATTTGAACAGCATGGAATTATTGAACGGTTAAATAGGCAATTTATTCTCTTACCAGGACATCAACCTTTTTGGCACTATGAGATTTAA
- a CDS encoding APC family permease — protein sequence MTESTQLYQSSHGLKKDCLSFGEVLAQSFSVIAPTTIPASNLGLLVALSGKGTWLSFLIGLIGLIFVSININQFARRSASPGSFYAYIVKGLGPTAGVICGWSLVLAYLFTGMSVLCGLANFSGILFGHLGIHPSAITLLAIGAGIAWYAAYKDIQLSAMAMLWMEGISILLIGILTIMIWAHKGFALDLSQLTLEGVTPGHIATGLVLALFGFSGFESATTLGDEAKNPLRTIPRSVMGSVILAGVFFIFTSYVEILGFEGTGVSITTTEEPLAFLSHQIGLGFLGDIIAFGVLFSFFACVLGTINPAARIFFTMARHGLFHASIGTTHASNRTPHIAVTLCSFVMFLVPAILSMFNIRLFESMGYLGAICSYGFLTVYILVSLAAPLYLHKIKQLRPMDVVCSILAIGFMMIPIIGSVGIPGNQLFPVPEAPYNLFPYLFLFYLFVTCSWFVRQRTRSPKLVRTMELHIEEIHAQFTHPTPEIIPSASLVLPTSHSYSTKRRRKF from the coding sequence ATGACGGAAAGCACTCAACTCTACCAAAGTTCTCATGGCTTAAAAAAGGATTGTCTTTCTTTTGGAGAAGTCTTAGCTCAATCTTTTTCTGTAATTGCCCCTACAACAATTCCAGCCTCTAATTTAGGCTTATTAGTTGCTCTTTCAGGAAAAGGAACTTGGCTCAGTTTTTTAATTGGTTTAATTGGCTTAATTTTTGTCAGTATTAATATTAATCAATTTGCCAGACGTTCTGCTTCTCCGGGTTCATTTTATGCGTATATTGTTAAAGGATTAGGCCCCACCGCCGGAGTCATTTGTGGTTGGAGTTTGGTACTCGCCTATTTATTCACCGGAATGTCTGTTCTCTGTGGTTTAGCCAACTTTAGCGGCATATTATTCGGTCATTTAGGCATTCATCCTTCGGCAATTACCTTACTCGCCATTGGTGCAGGAATTGCTTGGTATGCAGCTTATAAAGATATCCAACTTTCTGCTATGGCGATGTTATGGATGGAAGGAATTTCGATTTTGTTAATTGGAATTCTAACGATTATGATATGGGCGCATAAAGGCTTTGCTTTAGATCTGAGCCAACTCACCTTAGAAGGAGTTACCCCCGGTCATATTGCCACCGGATTAGTGTTAGCTTTATTTGGATTTTCAGGATTTGAAAGTGCAACAACTTTAGGAGATGAAGCTAAAAATCCATTAAGAACAATTCCCCGTTCTGTGATGGGCAGTGTTATCCTAGCTGGAGTCTTTTTTATCTTCACCAGTTATGTTGAAATTCTAGGATTTGAAGGAACTGGGGTTTCGATTACAACGACAGAAGAACCTTTAGCTTTTCTTTCCCATCAAATCGGTCTTGGATTCTTAGGAGATATTATTGCGTTCGGGGTTTTATTTAGCTTCTTTGCTTGTGTTTTAGGAACCATTAATCCCGCCGCCCGCATCTTTTTTACCATGGCGCGTCACGGTTTATTTCATGCGTCTATTGGTACAACCCACGCTTCAAATCGCACCCCTCATATTGCTGTTACCCTCTGTTCTTTTGTGATGTTTCTAGTTCCAGCAATCCTGTCAATGTTCAATATTCGCTTATTTGAAAGTATGGGTTATTTAGGGGCGATTTGTAGTTATGGATTTTTAACGGTTTACATTTTAGTTTCCCTAGCTGCACCCCTTTATCTCCACAAAATTAAACAACTACGCCCGATGGATGTTGTCTGTTCTATCTTAGCTATTGGCTTCATGATGATTCCGATTATTGGTAGCGTTGGTATTCCTGGAAATCAACTGTTTCCAGTTCCTGAAGCGCCTTATAATCTCTTCCCTTATTTATTCCTGTTCTACTTATTCGTAACTTGTAGTTGGTTCGTCAGACAACGCACTCGTTCACCGAAATTAGTCAGAACAATGGAACTCCATATTGAAGAAATTCATGCTCAATTTACTCACCCCACTCCTGAAATTATTCCTTCAGCTTCTTTAGTGCTTCCTACATCCCATTCCTATTCGACTAAACGCAGACGAAAATTCTAA
- the cas1d gene encoding type I-D CRISPR-associated endonuclease Cas1d — protein sequence MSILYVTQPQAILSKTYEAFTIAIQEENGNWKKQSIPAQTVEQVVLMGNPQVTGDAFTYALELGMPIHYLTSFGKYLGSALPGYSRNGALRLAQFELYQDTKRRLELVKTIVSAKIQNQSTVLYRQKIADSPLKTYKKLVSQKATLDEVRGVEGIAAKDYFAEWSAMLKEPWSFPGRNRRPPTDPVNALLSFAYGLLRVQVTAAVHLVGLDPYIGYLHEVSRGQPAMVLDLMEEFRPLVADSLVLSVLNKREIQPDDFTESLGAYRLSDDGRKRFLQGFERKMNDEFKHPIFEYRCTYRRAIELQARLLGRYLQEGIPYKPLVLR from the coding sequence ATGTCTATTCTGTATGTCACTCAACCTCAAGCTATTTTAAGTAAAACCTATGAAGCGTTTACCATTGCCATTCAAGAAGAAAATGGCAACTGGAAAAAGCAATCTATTCCGGCTCAAACGGTAGAACAAGTTGTTTTAATGGGGAATCCCCAAGTCACGGGTGATGCTTTCACTTATGCTTTAGAATTGGGGATGCCTATTCACTATTTAACCAGTTTTGGGAAATATTTAGGCAGTGCTTTACCGGGATATTCTCGCAATGGTGCGTTACGGTTAGCCCAGTTTGAATTGTATCAAGATACAAAACGGCGATTAGAATTAGTCAAAACTATTGTATCGGCTAAAATTCAAAATCAATCTACGGTTTTGTATCGTCAGAAAATTGCCGACAGTCCTTTGAAAACTTATAAGAAATTAGTGTCTCAAAAGGCAACTTTAGATGAAGTTCGAGGGGTGGAAGGAATTGCGGCTAAAGATTATTTTGCGGAATGGTCGGCTATGTTAAAAGAACCTTGGTCTTTTCCCGGTCGAAATCGTCGTCCTCCCACTGACCCAGTTAATGCGTTATTGAGTTTTGCTTATGGTTTATTGCGGGTACAAGTAACAGCGGCTGTTCATTTAGTTGGACTCGATCCTTATATTGGGTATTTGCATGAAGTCAGTCGCGGTCAACCTGCAATGGTGTTGGATTTAATGGAAGAATTTCGTCCTTTGGTGGCGGATAGTTTGGTGTTATCGGTTTTAAATAAACGGGAAATTCAACCGGATGATTTTACTGAAAGTTTGGGTGCTTATCGCCTCAGTGATGATGGACGCAAGCGATTTTTACAAGGGTTTGAACGCAAAATGAATGATGAGTTTAAGCATCCTATTTTTGAGTATCGTTGTACCTATCGACGCGCTATTGAATTACAAGCTCGATTGTTAGGACGGTATTTACAAGAGGGAATTCCTTACAAACCATTGGTGTTACGATGA
- a CDS encoding DevR family CRISPR-associated autoregulator has product MTNQTFPVYSISISGLLSWQLHALNNEGNEGNQSLTRRYYIVEKGDPEPKFVNGVSGDMIKHIQGEHLHRVAIESGLSLSQGGQQLNPDRIGYDIELAEKQKTSLFAEGETDLSSKTAKVLQLCAISDLEGFMVTEKKGQTLKRESVIEFGAVVGLPSFVKTQSYFHAKYGVDNPTPYNVQISSGLYATVLNIEAFRIGYNPHSFQYVIDGIERKKRLDALLKSVLYTYLQPNGAKRNTNLPHPDHFEGVITFTTRRCPAPMISALEESYIRQIESISNTLNRLNGEETVQLLTFENLAQFAERIEELIAISQPWESENAEATE; this is encoded by the coding sequence ATGACTAACCAAACTTTCCCCGTTTATTCGATTTCTATTAGTGGATTGCTATCTTGGCAATTACACGCCCTTAATAATGAAGGAAATGAAGGAAATCAATCTTTAACTCGCCGTTACTATATAGTAGAAAAAGGCGACCCTGAACCCAAGTTTGTGAATGGGGTTTCGGGAGATATGATTAAACATATTCAAGGGGAACATTTACATCGGGTTGCGATTGAATCAGGATTATCTTTATCTCAAGGGGGTCAACAACTGAATCCCGACCGTATTGGCTATGATATTGAATTAGCTGAAAAACAGAAAACCTCTTTATTTGCAGAAGGAGAAACGGATTTATCCTCTAAAACCGCTAAAGTTTTGCAACTCTGTGCGATTAGCGATTTAGAAGGGTTTATGGTGACAGAAAAGAAAGGACAAACCCTTAAACGAGAATCTGTAATTGAATTTGGCGCTGTCGTGGGTTTACCCAGTTTTGTGAAAACTCAAAGTTATTTTCATGCTAAATATGGCGTTGATAACCCGACTCCTTACAACGTACAAATTAGCTCAGGGTTATATGCAACGGTTCTCAATATTGAAGCGTTTAGAATTGGTTATAATCCCCATAGTTTTCAATATGTAATTGATGGAATTGAACGCAAAAAACGTCTGGATGCTTTGCTTAAAAGTGTGCTCTATACTTATTTGCAACCCAATGGCGCGAAACGCAATACCAACTTACCCCACCCGGATCATTTTGAAGGCGTGATTACTTTTACAACCCGTCGCTGTCCTGCACCAATGATCAGTGCTTTAGAAGAAAGTTATATTCGTCAAATTGAAAGTATTTCTAATACCTTAAATCGACTGAATGGAGAAGAAACCGTGCAGTTATTGACTTTTGAAAATTTAGCACAATTTGCAGAACGGATTGAAGAATTAATTGCGATTTCACAACCTTGGGAGAGTGAAAATGCCGAAGCGACAGAATAA
- a CDS encoding cupin domain-containing protein gives MKITDLNQIPEQEVSHNPAIKKKVMLSLGDLPHLTNFSQACFAPGQVAGGHSHADMCEVFFVESGWGNMAINGTDYELKPGVCIAVEPGEVHEVTNIGNTDLILTYFGLRTP, from the coding sequence ATGAAAATAACCGATTTAAACCAAATTCCAGAACAGGAAGTTTCCCATAATCCAGCGATTAAAAAAAAGGTGATGTTGAGTTTAGGAGATTTACCCCATTTAACCAATTTTTCTCAAGCCTGTTTTGCCCCCGGACAAGTGGCGGGTGGTCATTCCCATGCTGATATGTGTGAAGTTTTTTTTGTAGAATCGGGTTGGGGAAATATGGCGATTAATGGTACAGATTATGAATTAAAACCAGGGGTTTGTATTGCAGTGGAACCTGGGGAAGTTCACGAAGTCACCAACATAGGAAATACCGATTTAATTTTAACTTATTTTGGTTTACGCACCCCGTAG
- a CDS encoding YidH family protein, with protein METEDYTQIKASEFIKSPDSTAEIIQKPKKLNPSRVRDHLANERTYLAWMRTAVGLMGFGVVILRLRAFQPVAVPGPGYGWKLGLLFSGVGLLTVLLSTFQYFIVRRDIEEDTYEPPDRWVILFSLAIALLGAGIIYFVFTSPVSTPLDFGGF; from the coding sequence ATGGAAACTGAAGATTACACCCAAATCAAAGCCTCTGAATTCATAAAATCACCAGATTCTACCGCAGAAATTATCCAGAAACCCAAAAAATTGAACCCTTCCCGCGTTCGAGATCACTTAGCGAATGAACGAACCTATCTCGCCTGGATGCGAACCGCCGTTGGTTTAATGGGATTTGGTGTTGTGATTTTACGCCTCCGTGCATTTCAACCTGTTGCTGTTCCTGGCCCTGGTTATGGTTGGAAATTAGGATTATTATTTTCAGGAGTGGGTTTATTAACGGTATTATTATCCACATTTCAATATTTTATTGTGCGTCGAGATATTGAAGAAGATACCTACGAACCCCCTGATCGTTGGGTCATTCTTTTTAGTTTAGCGATCGCATTATTAGGAGCGGGAATTATTTATTTTGTCTTCACCAGTCCTGTATCGACCCCCCTTGATTTTGGCGGATTTTAA
- the cas6 gene encoding CRISPR system precrRNA processing endoribonuclease RAMP protein Cas6, producing the protein MTSTTEINSQIAGLSVVLQPSNKTNTTPLNSWLLDLKTAPNWIPLAKHNGINKVLAVLPNCEKYPELLQHIFKHISYGTVLEWEGKSFELTGVEIDNHDLHALEIAVFASDILPHTLGRAIHAQCFQWLANASPDLAEELHSQAIFPITLSTKPSPSRNQIYIRIGILKRQLLAPLLWGMSRNIGCDITLTGIPCRLGKWIDIKHSASYESLMQVPPQKMITLEFLSPTSFKQGQKIQPFPLPELVFSSLLRRWNHLAPEAYQLPQIEWDGFICAYDLKTVALKMKSDPEIGGKGWVRYQFSDPQQAQIATTLAHFAGFAGVGRKTTMGMGQTRINHQ; encoded by the coding sequence ATGACATCTACCACCGAAATTAACTCGCAAATTGCTGGATTAAGTGTTGTTTTACAACCCAGTAATAAAACGAATACAACGCCGTTAAACAGTTGGTTATTGGATTTGAAAACTGCTCCGAACTGGATACCTTTAGCTAAACACAATGGGATTAATAAAGTGTTAGCTGTTTTACCCAATTGTGAAAAATATCCTGAGCTTTTACAGCATATTTTTAAACACATTAGTTATGGGACAGTTTTGGAATGGGAGGGCAAATCTTTTGAATTAACCGGAGTTGAGATTGATAATCACGATTTGCACGCTTTAGAAATTGCTGTTTTTGCATCTGATATTTTACCTCATACGTTAGGACGAGCCATTCATGCTCAATGCTTTCAATGGTTAGCAAATGCTAGTCCTGATTTAGCAGAAGAATTACATTCGCAAGCAATATTCCCGATTACTTTATCCACAAAACCGAGTCCTTCCCGAAATCAAATTTATATCAGAATTGGGATATTAAAACGGCAATTACTCGCTCCTTTACTGTGGGGAATGAGTCGGAATATTGGGTGTGATATTACTTTAACGGGGATTCCTTGTCGGTTAGGAAAATGGATTGATATTAAGCATTCTGCTAGTTATGAAAGCTTAATGCAAGTCCCACCTCAAAAGATGATTACCCTTGAATTTTTATCCCCAACCAGTTTTAAGCAAGGACAAAAAATTCAACCGTTTCCGTTACCGGAATTAGTCTTTTCTAGTTTACTTCGACGTTGGAATCATTTAGCACCCGAAGCTTATCAATTACCTCAAATTGAATGGGATGGATTTATTTGTGCTTATGACTTAAAAACAGTGGCTTTAAAAATGAAATCTGACCCAGAAATTGGGGGCAAAGGATGGGTACGTTATCAATTTTCTGATCCTCAACAAGCTCAAATTGCCACAACTTTAGCTCATTTTGCAGGCTTTGCGGGAGTCGGACGCAAAACAACAATGGGGATGGGTCAGACAAGAATCAATCATCAGTAA
- a CDS encoding DUF389 domain-containing protein produces MKTQLKLKKVSGDTLVQMRQDLMAESRPSFNYMILVITACLIATFGLLSNSTAVIIGAMLVAPIMLPLRGLAFGILENDQELSRSGIISIVVGTVVALILSITLGKIVGIEDFGSEVLARTEPNLIDLGIAVVAGGLSGFTKVEKGISDAVAGTAIAVALMPPLCVIGLTLSQGFYDLSYGATLLYLTNLIGIALACMIVFVLAGYSQLKREFVITLIVASVLAIPLGISFLKFVTQLRLQTDLRNIFQEKTLTGQRVDLQDTHINWKQNPPTAYLKVRSTEPVTPRQVRLVQEFINQKMRQNFTLVFLVEEVEQVEAEK; encoded by the coding sequence ATGAAAACTCAACTAAAGCTCAAAAAAGTATCCGGGGATACCTTAGTCCAAATGCGGCAGGATTTAATGGCTGAATCCCGACCGAGTTTTAACTACATGATTTTAGTCATAACGGCTTGTTTAATTGCGACTTTTGGATTACTGAGTAATAGTACAGCCGTCATTATTGGAGCCATGTTAGTCGCTCCCATTATGTTACCCTTGCGAGGATTAGCCTTTGGTATTTTAGAAAATGATCAAGAATTATCTCGGTCTGGTATTATCTCGATTGTTGTGGGAACAGTAGTAGCACTGATCTTATCAATCACTTTAGGAAAAATAGTCGGAATTGAAGATTTTGGTTCAGAGGTTTTAGCGAGAACTGAACCCAATTTAATAGATTTAGGAATCGCTGTTGTAGCCGGGGGATTAAGCGGTTTTACTAAAGTTGAAAAGGGGATTAGTGACGCGGTGGCTGGAACCGCAATTGCAGTGGCGTTAATGCCTCCTTTATGTGTCATTGGTTTAACGTTATCTCAAGGTTTTTATGATTTAAGCTATGGCGCAACATTGCTTTATTTAACCAATTTAATTGGCATCGCCTTAGCTTGTATGATTGTTTTTGTTTTGGCAGGTTATTCCCAACTCAAAAGAGAATTTGTCATCACACTGATTGTGGCTTCTGTGTTAGCAATTCCTTTAGGCATTAGTTTTTTAAAGTTCGTAACTCAACTGCGGTTACAAACGGATTTAAGGAATATTTTTCAAGAAAAAACCTTAACGGGACAACGAGTAGATTTACAAGACACTCATATTAATTGGAAACAAAATCCTCCCACAGCTTATCTAAAAGTTCGTTCTACCGAACCCGTTACCCCCAGACAAGTGCGTTTAGTTCAAGAGTTTATCAATCAAAAAATGAGACAGAATTTCACGTTGGTTTTCTTAGTTGAAGAGGTAGAACAAGTAGAAGCAGAGAAGTAA
- a CDS encoding cytochrome has product MKKIIIGIMGPGEGATPLDVDHGYQLGQLIAESGWVLLTGGRNRGVMEAANQGAKLAKGLTLGILPNGDSQGMSEAVDIAIFTNLGQARNTINVLSSDVIIACGMGAGTASEIALAIKQNKCVILLNQNLESQSFFKSLAPKRVFIVNSPESAIQTVKDCLAKLIDKIT; this is encoded by the coding sequence ATGAAAAAAATTATCATTGGTATTATGGGGCCGGGAGAAGGAGCAACGCCCCTGGATGTTGATCATGGGTATCAATTGGGTCAATTGATTGCTGAATCAGGATGGGTTTTATTAACAGGAGGTCGAAATAGGGGAGTCATGGAAGCGGCTAATCAAGGGGCAAAATTAGCCAAGGGTTTAACGTTGGGAATTTTACCGAATGGGGATAGTCAAGGAATGTCTGAGGCGGTAGATATTGCGATTTTTACCAATTTAGGTCAGGCTAGAAATACTATTAATGTGTTATCTTCTGATGTTATTATTGCTTGTGGAATGGGAGCCGGAACTGCTTCCGAAATTGCGTTAGCAATTAAACAAAATAAGTGTGTTATTTTATTAAATCAAAACTTAGAAAGTCAAAGTTTTTTTAAATCTTTAGCCCCAAAACGAGTTTTTATTGTGAATTCTCCTGAATCTGCTATTCAAACGGTTAAAGATTGTTTAGCTAAATTAATTGACAAAATAACATAA
- a CDS encoding Uma2 family endonuclease has product MIQAIPKTVTFDEFIAWYPEGSGCHYELHNGEIVEMPKPTGKHSRVAGFITVKAGIEIERLKLPYFIPKECVIKSIRDESGYEPDVIVLDERTIADSPRWEKESIITQGSSVRLVVEVVSTNWSDDYALKLEEYEALGISEYWIIDYLGLGGRRFIGNPKQPTLSIYQLVEGEYQVSQFRENQPIKSPTFPEFNLTASEIFQAGQRIN; this is encoded by the coding sequence ATGATTCAAGCTATACCTAAAACCGTAACATTTGACGAGTTTATTGCTTGGTATCCAGAAGGGTCGGGATGCCACTATGAACTACACAACGGAGAAATTGTCGAAATGCCTAAACCCACAGGAAAACATTCGCGGGTAGCTGGTTTTATTACAGTGAAGGCAGGAATTGAAATTGAGCGTCTGAAACTTCCCTATTTCATTCCTAAAGAATGCGTGATTAAATCTATCCGCGATGAGTCTGGGTACGAGCCAGATGTTATTGTATTAGATGAGCGTACAATTGCAGATAGTCCGCGATGGGAAAAAGAATCAATTATTACTCAAGGAAGTTCTGTACGGTTGGTTGTTGAAGTAGTTTCAACCAATTGGAGTGATGATTATGCTTTGAAGTTGGAAGAATACGAAGCTTTAGGGATTTCTGAATATTGGATTATCGATTATTTAGGATTAGGAGGAAGAAGATTTATCGGAAACCCTAAACAACCGACTCTTTCTATTTATCAACTTGTTGAAGGCGAGTATCAAGTGAGTCAATTTCGAGAAAATCAACCTATTAAATCACCCACTTTTCCAGAGTTCAATTTAACCGCTTCTGAAATTTTCCAAGCTGGTCAACGAATAAATTGA
- the cas2 gene encoding CRISPR-associated endonuclease Cas2, with protein sequence MKDTLFYLIIYDLPDTKAANKRRTRLHKLLSGYGKWCQYSVFECFLTSIQFVNLQHQIEKLIKPAEDSVRIYVLDAGSRKRTITYGSEQPRQDQAIVI encoded by the coding sequence ATGAAGGATACTTTATTTTATTTGATCATTTACGATTTACCCGATACGAAAGCGGCGAATAAACGTCGGACAAGGTTACATAAGTTGTTGTCGGGTTACGGAAAATGGTGTCAATATAGTGTTTTTGAATGCTTTTTAACAAGTATTCAGTTTGTGAACTTACAACACCAAATTGAGAAATTGATTAAGCCTGCTGAGGATTCAGTGCGGATTTATGTTTTGGATGCGGGTTCTCGGAAACGAACGATTACTTATGGTTCTGAGCAACCCCGTCAAGATCAGGCGATTGTGATTTAG
- a CDS encoding MgtC/SapB family protein: MAINSNPMFFPADDWFTIIFRLGIALFIGGLIGLDRQQPSRPAGMRTYMIVSLGAAIFIMLPLQAGFDMNSTNALSRTVQGIATGVGFLGAGLILQQPKHNLKPKVKGLTSAAALWLTAGLGTAAGCGLWRMSLIGTLMTLLILSGFKKVKHTSIYRLRVYKPFYKQQRIPRPKTQTNSEEIHSEDLELK; encoded by the coding sequence ATGGCTATAAATTCTAACCCAATGTTTTTTCCGGCTGATGATTGGTTCACCATTATTTTCCGCTTAGGAATTGCTTTGTTCATCGGAGGATTGATTGGACTAGATCGTCAGCAACCCAGTAGGCCTGCGGGAATGAGAACTTATATGATTGTCAGTTTAGGGGCTGCTATTTTTATCATGCTACCCTTACAAGCCGGCTTTGATATGAACTCAACCAACGCCCTGAGTCGTACCGTTCAAGGCATTGCAACCGGAGTAGGATTTCTTGGGGCTGGCTTAATTTTGCAACAGCCAAAACATAATCTTAAACCTAAAGTTAAAGGACTAACTTCGGCGGCAGCTTTGTGGTTAACCGCCGGTTTAGGAACCGCCGCCGGATGTGGATTATGGCGCATGAGTTTAATCGGAACTTTAATGACGTTACTGATTTTAAGTGGGTTCAAAAAAGTTAAACACACGTCTATTTATCGGCTACGAGTTTATAAACCCTTCTATAAACAGCAACGAATCCCTCGTCCTAAAACTCAAACTAATTCTGAGGAAATCCACTCAGAAGATTTAGAACTGAAGTAG